The nucleotide sequence ATCCTGAATTGTGTGATCTTATTGTTCAACACGTTAGAGCTACTGACGATTATGAAAATACCAAAATATTTGAATTAAACCGTGCTTATGCTCGCCATGTAGATGAAATCATTGAAGAAGGTATCGAACAAAACATATTCGTTAAAGACTCGCCTATCGCGCTTATTCGAGACATGGTTTATGGTGGTATTGAATACCATTCATGGCGTTATGTTACCGGCAGAAGTAAACGCTTAGATGTTGAAAAGATCGCCGATCAAATTTCTCATTTTGTTTATAAAGCATTGCTAATACCGGGCATTGACGAGAACAATGTAGCAAAGAGTGATAATAATTTGCTGCTTGCAAAACTGAACGTACTCGAAGAAAAAATAGACAAACTAAGTAACTCTAAGTAAGAATTAAAAATTACATAGAGTTATTTAACAGTTAAGATATCATTTAATAACAAATCAAAAATTAGATTTTGAAGTGAAAGCCTGGTTCCCACCAGTTAAGTATTAAAGTATCCTAAATATACTTATAAGGGGATGTCAATATTGGCATTTTTCAATTCAAAACCTGCAAAAATTGCAAAGTTTAGCTTGATTGAACAACACTGCCGTCAGCATTGAATCGCGCTATCGCTGCTTCGCCCATGCCTAGCTCTTTTAATATTTCATTTGTGTTAGCACCACGAGCAACAATATCGCCCTTATCGTTAGTTGGTGTTTCACTAAACCTAGGCGCTGCTGCCGCTTGTAAAATACCATCTTTCTCGAAGTAATAACCACGCGCTTGGTTATGCTCGTGTTCCGCTGCTTCTGCAGGGTTTAACACAGGTGCATAACAAGCATCTAAACCTTTAAACACTTCATTCCAATGTACTTGTGGCTTAGTGATAAATATTGCTTGTAGCTTTTCTTTCTGAGTAGGCCAAAGCTTTGGATTGTATTGGACTTGGAAGTCTTTATCGTTTTGTAAATTAAGCGCTTCGAGCATGATTTTATAGAACTTAACTTCTAATGGCCCTAACGTAATGGCCTTATCATCACTGGTTTTATAACTATCGAACCAATGCGGGCCATCAAGTAAACTTTTACCGCGCTCAAAGCTCGCCGTTTTCGTTGCCACCATGGTTAAAATAAGGTTCATCATATTGGCACTGCCATCAACAATATTGGCATCAATCACCTGCCCTTGTCCTGTCGATTTAGCATTAAGCAATGCGGCAAGCATGCCAATCACTAAATAAGTCGCCCCACCACCAATATCTCCAGCAAGAGTTGGCGGCGCAAATGGCGCATCACCTGGCTTTCCTGAGTACCAAAGAGCACCAGACAAGCCTATATAATTTAAATCATGCCCTGCACGTTGAGCCATCGGCCCTGTTTGACCCCAACCGGTCATACGTCCATAGATTAATTTCGGATTTTGAGTAAAACATTCATCAGGACCTAGACCTAAACGTTCCATAACGCCTGGGCGCATGCCTTCAATTAAGCCGTCAGCTTTTTCAACAAGCTCTAAAACAATATTGCGACCCTGATCAGATTTTAAATCAACAGCAATTGAACGCTTACCGCGTTTTAATATATCGGTGCTGCCAAAGTCTGTTGACGCATCGGCTTTACCACTAGCACGTTCAACAACGATGACATCAGCGCCCATATCGGCCAACATCATTCCAGCAAATGGTCCCGGACCGATACCTTCAATCTCAATAACAGTTAAGCCTGACAATGGCCCTGTTTTTTGATTATTGTTTTTCATCTTTGACAATCCTATATATACAAAAGCCCTGAGTTGAACGGGGCTTTTAATGTCATAATATTGATACCTAAGCTTATCGAGTTGCTATAAATTTACAACCTTAATTTCTGCTTCCGATGCTAAATCGCCATGTTTAAAAATATTGATAAGTTTTTGCTTTTGCGCTTCAAATTTTTCAACATTCGCCTCTTTCACATGACCATAACCACGGATTAAATCAGGGAGCTCGGCAATCTCCACTGCAAACGCATAATTGCTAGCGGTTAAATTTGCTAACACGTCATCAATCATTGCAAAATAATCTTCAATTAATTGACGTTCCATTTGACGTTCTTCTGTTTTACCAAATATATCAAACGCAGTGCCGCGCAAGCCTTTAAATTTCGCTAATATACCGAATGCCTTTAACATCCAGCCACCTAATCGAATCTTCTTCGGCTTACCTGTTACTTTATCTTTTTTAGCAATACCTGGAGGAGCAAGGTTGAATTCAAGTTTGAAGTTTCCTTCAAACTGCGCATTTAGCTTTTCGACAAATTCACCGCTTGCATACAATCGAGCCACTTCATACTCATCTTTATAAGCCATTAGTTTATAGGCATATAAGGCAACTGCTTGGGTTAATGAATTATCGGTGATATCTAATACTTTTTCAGCGTCCGATACTTTATTTACAAACGCTCTATATCGTTCAGCATATTTTGAATCTTGATAATCGGTTAACTCGTGAACACGCAGCTGAACACGTTCAGCAAGAGGTTTGATCTCTTCTTGATTTACATAATCAGCCGATATTAAACGCAATACAGCTTGCTGATCGTTGGCAAAGATACGTCCCCACATAAACGCTTGCTTATTGAAATCAACGGCAACGCCATTAAGCTCTATTGCTTTTAAGATACTGTGCTCGGTTAACGGTATTTTTCCGTTTTGCCATGCGTAACCAACAACAAAGAAGTTGGCCGCTATTGAATCGCCCATAAGCGCGGTTGCGACTTTATTGGCTTCGATAAATTCTAAGTTATTTCCTAACGATCCTTCTAATCGAGTCTTCACTTGTTCGAGCGGGTATTGCAAATCACCATCACGAGTAAATTCTCCAGTGATCGCTTGATGATTATTCACTACGGCAAAGGTTTTACCATCTTTAACCATCGACAAGGTTTCATTATCGGCGCCAGCCAACATGTCACAACCG is from Thalassotalea crassostreae and encodes:
- a CDS encoding CaiB/BaiF CoA transferase family protein, whose amino-acid sequence is MKNNNQKTGPLSGLTVIEIEGIGPGPFAGMMLADMGADVIVVERASGKADASTDFGSTDILKRGKRSIAVDLKSDQGRNIVLELVEKADGLIEGMRPGVMERLGLGPDECFTQNPKLIYGRMTGWGQTGPMAQRAGHDLNYIGLSGALWYSGKPGDAPFAPPTLAGDIGGGATYLVIGMLAALLNAKSTGQGQVIDANIVDGSANMMNLILTMVATKTASFERGKSLLDGPHWFDSYKTSDDKAITLGPLEVKFYKIMLEALNLQNDKDFQVQYNPKLWPTQKEKLQAIFITKPQVHWNEVFKGLDACYAPVLNPAEAAEHEHNQARGYYFEKDGILQAAAAPRFSETPTNDKGDIVARGANTNEILKELGMGEAAIARFNADGSVVQSS
- a CDS encoding TetR/AcrR family transcriptional regulator; this encodes MPNSAKRKRIRQSPEERSAEILKISQKMFVEKGYEATSMADVASEIGIVEGTIYRYFKTKKDVLLVVLEQWYDHALADYEQNLDGITGVKNRMHFMIWHHLKVLQADPELCDLIVQHVRATDDYENTKIFELNRAYARHVDEIIEEGIEQNIFVKDSPIALIRDMVYGGIEYHSWRYVTGRSKRLDVEKIADQISHFVYKALLIPGIDENNVAKSDNNLLLAKLNVLEEKIDKLSNSK